The Spea bombifrons isolate aSpeBom1 chromosome 4, aSpeBom1.2.pri, whole genome shotgun sequence genome segment GAGGTGAGTTAATGGGTATATAGATGGATCTTTGAGTGttatatgaccccccccccttagtcAGTGATTTATCCTGGCCTTGGCCACCCAttcctagggtggcaggtcaaGGGAGACAGAAGTCTCCCTGGTGCAAATGGGATGGTTACAAGGGCGATTCTTGATCTACCCAACTGACTTATTTaagctatggaggctgtgctggcttAGCACAGACTCCGTAGACTTCATTATTCCCTTACTAGgctggctttttttatttttttctggtaccctttttcttcattttgataTCTATGCTTTACCTATTTTGGGAAAATTTTGAACCCAGCCGCTTCAATTTGCCCAAACtacccaaacatttttttcttaaagtagATGCCTTTTGGGTATTTGGAATGCTAGTATCTTAATGCTTTCCAGGTCAGGAATGCTTCAAGAAAGCAGACCATGGAGCTGGTGGTGAATGAGGCTGCTACCCTAGGTCAGGCCTATACTGATGTGTTTTGTGTTTGAATTATGTCAATGTCCACTGATATAAGAGCTCAAAGTCTAAGATGGGAACATTCTTAATAAAGCGTAATGTCAAAATTGAGAGAACCTCCTTTAAAGTCGGCAAATTCTCATGTTAAGCCCTAATCTCCCAACCTCTTACAGGAAAGGTAATACATATGGCTTTTCAGTGGAAGAAGTAATAAAAAGCAAAGGAATCGATCTAAAAGACTATCCCAACATATTAAGATAGATGGATGTTACAAAATGTTCAAACTCTTTTAGGGGGGTATGATGAGGGACAGGACTGCCTGTCCTAAGACAAGCCTTAATGCCACTTGGCTGCAGAGCATTGCTTGGTGGCCAGACTAGGTCAGATGCTATTCCCAACCTGTCCATGATCCCAGCTGACTGCAAAAATAGTAATGCagattgttttgtttaaatgttctaAGAACTAGCCATAAATCCTACCAGCAGTATAAATAAATGGATGCTGCAGCCACAAATTTGAAACTTTGTATTAAGTGTCTATGGATGTGAGACATGCAAGTCCCCCCCTTCTGTGTGGCTTTTGAGCTTAATCAAACTACCACCTGTTAAGCATTAATATGCCTAGTTTAGTGTCTAGCCATTCTTGTCttattgtgtgtatttatgcaGCAGGAAACATGATTTCTTTTGATAACTGGCTTCCTTTTTCAGGAATACATTTAGAAGCCCAACAGATAATCTAATATCACCATGTTCTCTGAGGCTACGCAAAGCAAAGATTAAAGCTGCAGTGAGGTAAGGAGAAGCCTTAAGAAAATGTACTTgcgtttttttattgttgcagTTCAATATTCTGCTTGACACCCTTAAACTTGATGTATCAGTAGATGGGTGTTCAGAGCATGGACCCGTGTTCAACAGATTACATTGCCCCATCAACTGAATAGGCATGTAAGCGACAGCGTCTGAAACTTCCCCGGGAATAGTTCGTGCGATTCGCTGGATCAGGGTTTCATGGCTGCGGCTGGGTAACTCTGGTCCTAAAGAGTGGTAATAAACCAggtttcccaaatgagctccctctcggCAGCCGCCACAGAGCTGTTGGCGGGCATTGTCGAGCTTAGCGGTTTCATGAATTTGCAGCTAGGTCCCAGTCAGGTGCAATGTGTgtgggagagagggggggggtagaatcCAACCAACATTAGGGGTATACAGGGTTTGTGAACCTTTAATCCTTGTGAAAACAGATGGGGCCAAAATAACATAGGGTATAAACAGATGGGCTGTCACAAAACTCTCCAGTTTCAGTCCAAACCGATGAACCTTGCAGATGCCAAGTTTGTCTGTAGACAGTAGCATAATGTTGAGAATCCTGTAGGATTGATGTCATGGTGAGTCCTTTCTTGTATGGGTACTTTCCTTCCCCCTCTAGTAGGGGTGTTATATATctcattggggaaaaaaatcatccaACGTAGTTCTAGGCAAAGGTCTGTAGATTGCTCCAGGTAACAGCCTTACAAATCGGTCTACAAAGAGGAGACAAACCTGGTAGAATGGGCTTTTAAGAATGCTGGCGGTTCTTTGCCTTTGGCCGAACAGGCTGATATTGCACAAttcagaagggaaaaaaatacaaagcttCTTTCAACTGCTAGTCCCTTCCATGAATATCTGCACAGGAAGCtcactttttatttccttgttgaACATGCAAAACAAAGCttgtttctttttggttttattcTTGTGCAAGGTGTGCCTTGttaaaatattgtgttaaaGCCCTACATGGGAACTAGTTATTTGGTGGAGAGGAACTTTGTTTAAGATCTGGTTCACGTAGAAGGTGCAGAACACCTGGGGAGAACGCTGGTAAGAATTAATTCTTTGTAGTATACTTGTGCTACTCTGGTTCACTTAATTTCTTTTCAGAAAATCCAGATgggcagtaattttttttaatgctcctATAAATTAAGTAGTGGAGGCTTTAACAAGTAGAATGCAAAGACATTTTTGCCTggtcataattttttttgttttttttttatccttcagTGACCAAGACTCTAATGGCAAAAAGATGCCAAAGTgtgatgaaaaagaaaatgcattatcCTGAGGATGCCAGATGTTGCCTACTTAATGCAGCATGACACACTTGTATTTAATAATGACTTATTTCCCGCTAAAAAATGGTAACCTAAGCTAATATTTATACTGTCAtatatggaaatgtaaattcaaTTCTGTGTAACAAATTggttttatatttgtaatataaataaaacactatGGCTGCTTTGCCTAAACTTGCTTAAGAATTTTGTAACGATGTGTTTATTCTTTAAAGAACAAGAACCCCATAACTGCACCATTTAAAGAAATGACATTTTTGCAAATTAGATTGCGCGGAACAGATTAAGCAATAACCAAACCAGATAGTGGCTTTGTGGTGTTAATTGGGAATATTGATGAAATGTGAAACATTAACACACTTGGTTAAGACTAATGTGCTGGGATCAGCTCTGTCAACATTACTAGGAGGAAAGTAACCCGTCATAAACTGGCTTTTTCCAAAGAATGAATTTATACTGGCCTGGTGTTCTAAATTAACAGATTTTGATCGAGTATATGATCTTAAAGTGCCACTTCTGAGTTCTAC includes the following:
- the LOC128491854 gene encoding uncharacterized protein LOC128491854 — translated: MSSNKGLQAISHPNQLPATPSMTKRLQIQQRNTFRSPTDNLISPCSLRLRKAKIKAAVSDQDSNGKKMPKCDEKENALS